One genomic segment of Bradyrhizobium diazoefficiens includes these proteins:
- a CDS encoding winged helix-turn-helix domain-containing protein: MSRAPKPLPLTTTQARQIWLHAQRLDERAPFGEGAQAVADAVAHLGYVQIDTINVIERSHHHILFSRIPSYRRVDLRQAQSVDRSVFEYWTHALSYVPSADFRFFLPAMREHKREGHKWYASVKPADMRKVMRLLRAGPLTIRDIEDDVLTEKEHLWQSRKPSKRALQLAFYTGIATVSARAGMLKTYDLMTRHFGWDRLPKPASAREITAYLLERALRSQGVVSLDSVCHLDAPRKKAVAGLIASRVRRGELVPVAIEGAGKQEHWAAPAALEAGGEEVSSDLVHILSPFDPLIIQRKRTNLIFGYNHLFEAYVPKAKRKLGYFALPVLVGDEIVAALDLKTDRQAKKLLMQKWTWVGHGKKVAGRKELKRVIEDELDRFERFQLAE, translated from the coding sequence ATGTCACGCGCGCCCAAACCGCTCCCGCTCACCACGACACAGGCCCGGCAGATCTGGCTGCATGCCCAGCGGCTGGACGAGCGTGCGCCGTTCGGCGAGGGCGCGCAGGCAGTGGCGGACGCGGTCGCCCATCTCGGCTATGTGCAGATCGACACCATCAACGTCATCGAACGCAGCCACCATCACATCCTGTTCAGCCGTATCCCGTCCTACCGCCGCGTCGATCTGCGCCAGGCCCAAAGCGTCGATAGAAGCGTGTTCGAATACTGGACCCACGCGCTCTCCTATGTGCCGTCCGCCGACTTCCGCTTCTTCCTGCCGGCGATGCGCGAGCACAAGCGCGAAGGGCACAAATGGTATGCCTCGGTGAAGCCGGCCGACATGCGCAAGGTGATGCGGCTGCTGCGCGCCGGCCCGTTGACGATCCGCGACATCGAGGATGACGTGCTCACCGAGAAGGAGCATCTCTGGCAAAGCCGCAAGCCGTCGAAGCGGGCCTTGCAGCTCGCCTTCTACACCGGTATTGCGACCGTCAGCGCGCGGGCGGGCATGCTCAAGACCTATGATCTGATGACGCGCCATTTCGGCTGGGACAGACTGCCGAAGCCGGCTTCGGCCAGGGAGATCACCGCCTATCTGCTCGAACGCGCACTGCGCTCGCAAGGCGTGGTTAGCCTGGATTCGGTCTGCCATCTCGATGCGCCGCGCAAGAAGGCGGTCGCCGGCCTGATCGCCTCCCGCGTTCGCCGCGGCGAGCTCGTGCCCGTCGCGATCGAGGGCGCAGGCAAGCAGGAGCATTGGGCGGCGCCCGCGGCGCTGGAAGCCGGCGGTGAGGAGGTGTCGTCCGATCTCGTCCACATCCTCTCGCCGTTCGATCCGCTGATCATCCAGCGCAAGCGCACCAATCTCATCTTCGGCTACAATCACCTGTTCGAAGCCTATGTGCCGAAGGCCAAGCGCAAGCTCGGCTATTTCGCGCTGCCGGTGCTGGTCGGCGACGAGATCGTCGCCGCGCTCGATCTCAAGACCGACCGGCAGGCCAAGAAGCTGTTGATGCAGAAATGGACCTGGGTCGGGCATGGCAAGAAGGTGGCGGGGCGCAAGGAGCTGAAGAGGGTGATCGAGGACGAGCTCGATCGATTCGAGCGGTTTCAGCTCGCAGAGTGA
- a CDS encoding DUF2809 domain-containing protein, which yields MHAAQPDQPVALLRTSLTRAALALVVIGCGLSLRWYGFPLGLSAFVVKYGGSLLWATMVFLLAGVLLPRLSRAQLATIAAVIAVVVEFSRLVHTPWLDAFRLTTAGALLLGRIFSLWNLVAYAVGIAFGVWIDQLAAMRGLVGWAKTP from the coding sequence ATGCACGCAGCGCAGCCGGATCAACCTGTTGCGCTGCTGCGGACATCGCTGACCCGCGCCGCCCTGGCGCTGGTCGTGATCGGCTGCGGACTCTCCTTGCGCTGGTATGGCTTTCCGCTCGGCCTGTCCGCCTTTGTCGTGAAGTATGGCGGCTCACTGCTCTGGGCGACGATGGTGTTTCTGCTGGCCGGGGTGTTGCTGCCGCGCCTGTCGCGGGCGCAACTCGCGACCATCGCGGCGGTGATCGCCGTTGTCGTCGAATTCTCCCGGCTGGTGCACACGCCATGGCTTGATGCATTCCGGCTGACCACGGCCGGTGCGCTGCTGCTCGGGCGCATCTTCTCGCTGTGGAATCTCGTCGCTTATGCGGTCGGGATTGCGTTCGGCGTCTGGATCGATCAACTCGCAGCGATGCGCGGTCTCGTAGGATGGGCAAAGACGCCCTAG
- a CDS encoding VOC family protein has product MSKLVPCMWFNGDAEEAAKFYVSLVPNSAITHVQRNVSDGPSGKEGSVLVVEFTVAGQPLVALNGGMKMEYTHALSLMIHCDDQAQVDSVWDAFLAHGGKAEQCGWLRDRWGVAWQVVPKVMFEFLSSPDKAAAARAMQAMMKMVKLDVETLRRAFEGKSAA; this is encoded by the coding sequence ATGTCCAAGCTCGTGCCCTGCATGTGGTTCAACGGCGATGCCGAGGAAGCCGCGAAGTTCTACGTCTCGCTCGTGCCGAATTCGGCGATCACGCACGTCCAGCGCAACGTCTCGGACGGCCCGTCCGGCAAGGAAGGCTCCGTGCTCGTGGTCGAGTTCACGGTGGCCGGACAGCCGCTGGTTGCGCTCAATGGCGGCATGAAGATGGAATACACCCACGCGCTCTCGCTGATGATCCATTGCGACGATCAGGCTCAGGTCGACAGCGTCTGGGATGCATTCCTGGCTCATGGTGGCAAGGCAGAGCAGTGCGGCTGGCTCAGGGACCGTTGGGGAGTCGCCTGGCAGGTGGTGCCGAAGGTGATGTTCGAGTTTCTCTCGAGCCCCGACAAGGCCGCGGCTGCGCGCGCCATGCAGGCCATGATGAAGATGGTGAAGCTGGACGTCGAGACCTTGCGCCGCGCGTTCGAGGGCAAGTCGGCAGCGTGA
- a CDS encoding FAD binding domain-containing protein gives MRPFSYQRATDPSMAVQALSAAAAANNPLTQAAAQPLAGGTTLIDLMKLDVMRPAAIVDINPLARGWSVIEPGGDGLRLGALAKMSDVAAHDGIQRDYPVIADSLKLAASAQLRNMATLGGNVMQRTRCSYFRDISYENCNKRNPGSGCAAMDGINRMHAVLGTSDHCIATYPGDFAQALVALDAAVEITGKSGTRNMPFAELHKAPGNTPDIETTLQPGELISAFVIPGRWPRSVYLKVRDRQSYEFALSSAAVALDVQDGTIKDARVALGGVATVPWRAREAEALLKGQKFDDGLAQRVADAAFADARGRRHNSFKIALGKRVVARALQQAVTIEI, from the coding sequence ATGCGACCTTTCTCGTACCAGAGGGCGACCGACCCCAGCATGGCCGTGCAGGCACTCAGCGCCGCCGCGGCCGCCAACAATCCGCTGACCCAGGCCGCGGCTCAGCCGCTCGCCGGCGGCACCACGCTGATCGATCTGATGAAGCTCGACGTGATGCGGCCCGCCGCGATCGTCGACATCAATCCGCTCGCGCGCGGCTGGTCCGTGATCGAGCCGGGCGGCGACGGCTTGCGGCTGGGCGCGCTCGCGAAGATGTCGGACGTCGCCGCGCATGACGGGATCCAGCGCGATTATCCGGTGATCGCCGATTCCCTGAAGCTCGCGGCCAGCGCGCAGCTGCGCAACATGGCGACGCTCGGCGGCAACGTGATGCAGCGAACGCGCTGCAGCTATTTCCGCGATATCTCCTACGAGAATTGCAACAAGCGAAATCCCGGCTCCGGCTGTGCCGCGATGGACGGGATCAACCGCATGCATGCCGTGCTCGGCACCTCCGACCACTGCATCGCGACCTATCCCGGCGATTTTGCCCAGGCGCTGGTCGCGCTGGACGCCGCAGTCGAGATCACCGGAAAATCCGGCACGCGCAACATGCCGTTCGCGGAGTTGCACAAGGCACCCGGCAACACGCCTGATATCGAGACCACGCTTCAGCCGGGCGAGCTGATCTCGGCCTTTGTCATTCCCGGCCGCTGGCCGCGTTCGGTGTACCTCAAGGTGCGCGACCGGCAATCCTACGAATTCGCGCTGTCCTCGGCGGCTGTCGCGCTCGATGTGCAGGACGGCACGATCAAGGATGCGCGTGTTGCGCTGGGCGGTGTTGCCACGGTGCCCTGGCGGGCGCGCGAGGCTGAGGCGCTGCTCAAGGGTCAGAAGTTCGATGACGGGCTGGCGCAGCGTGTGGCGGATGCCGCTTTCGCGGATGCAAGGGGGCGCCGGCACAACAGCTTCAAGATCGCGCTCGGCAAGCGCGTGGTGGCACGCGCGCTCCAGCAGGCCGTAACGATAGAGATCTGA
- a CDS encoding MFS transporter, whose translation MSQTTTYASSAGIAKSEVETSTIRAISWRLIPFLVLAYFFSYLDRVNLGFAALTMNAELKFTPLIFSWGAGIFFIGYFIFEVPSNLALEKFGASRWIARIMVTWGIISALMAMVSGVTSFYVLRFLLGVAEAGFFPGIILYLTYWYPAEYRARFLAAFAIAVPVSTVIGAPVSGLLLGLDGVMGLKGWQWLFIIEGIPSVLLGVVTWFYLTDRPEKADWLSAEQKAWLKAKLDAEIAIKQAVKHPSLGKALSSPKVIALSLIYFGFVGALYGMQFWLPQIVKAFGLTNAQTGFVTAIPYLFGTIAMILWARHSDATRERVMHVGAPLLLTALALGISSYLTDPTMTMVVLTVAAVGVFCCFGVFWTLPTAWLSGTAAAGAIALINSIGNLAGFGGPYLIGWVKEATGQTSTGLLVLAVLPLIAGILVFAGGHDSKHEFAEQGR comes from the coding sequence ATGAGCCAGACCACCACCTACGCCAGTTCCGCCGGCATAGCCAAGAGCGAAGTCGAGACCTCGACCATCCGCGCCATCTCCTGGCGCCTGATTCCGTTCCTGGTGCTGGCCTACTTCTTCTCCTATCTCGACCGCGTCAATCTCGGCTTCGCCGCGCTGACCATGAATGCGGAGCTGAAGTTCACCCCACTGATCTTCTCCTGGGGCGCCGGCATCTTCTTCATCGGCTATTTCATCTTCGAGGTGCCGAGCAATCTGGCGCTTGAGAAGTTCGGCGCCAGCCGCTGGATCGCCCGTATCATGGTGACCTGGGGCATCATCTCGGCGCTGATGGCGATGGTCAGCGGCGTCACCAGCTTCTATGTGCTGCGTTTCCTGCTCGGCGTCGCCGAAGCCGGCTTCTTCCCCGGCATCATCCTCTATCTCACCTATTGGTATCCGGCCGAATACCGCGCCCGCTTCCTCGCGGCCTTCGCCATTGCCGTCCCGGTCTCGACCGTGATCGGCGCGCCGGTCTCGGGCCTGCTGCTTGGGCTCGACGGCGTGATGGGCCTGAAGGGCTGGCAATGGCTGTTCATCATCGAGGGCATCCCCTCGGTGCTGCTCGGCGTCGTCACCTGGTTCTACCTGACCGACAGACCGGAGAAGGCGGACTGGCTCTCGGCCGAGCAGAAGGCCTGGCTGAAGGCGAAGCTCGATGCGGAAATCGCAATCAAGCAGGCGGTGAAGCATCCCTCGCTCGGTAAAGCCCTGTCCTCGCCGAAGGTGATCGCGCTCAGTCTGATCTATTTCGGCTTCGTCGGCGCGCTCTATGGCATGCAATTCTGGTTGCCGCAGATCGTCAAGGCGTTCGGCCTCACCAACGCGCAGACCGGCTTCGTCACCGCGATCCCGTATCTGTTCGGCACCATCGCGATGATCCTGTGGGCGCGGCATTCCGATGCGACGCGCGAGCGCGTGATGCATGTCGGCGCGCCGCTGCTGCTCACCGCGCTCGCGCTCGGAATCTCCTCCTATCTCACCGATCCCACCATGACGATGGTGGTGCTGACAGTCGCCGCGGTCGGCGTGTTCTGCTGCTTCGGCGTGTTCTGGACGCTGCCGACGGCATGGCTCTCCGGCACCGCGGCGGCCGGCGCCATCGCGCTGATCAACTCGATCGGCAATCTCGCCGGCTTCGGCGGGCCGTATCTGATCGGCTGGGTCAAGGAAGCGACCGGCCAGACCTCGACCGGCCTGCTCGTGCTCGCCGTGCTGCCGCTGATTGCCGGCATCCTGGTCTTCGCCGGCGGCCACGACAGCAAGCACGAGTTCGCCGAACAGGGGCGGTGA
- a CDS encoding CsbD family protein, with product MGSTSDKIKGTANETIGKAKQGIGEATGSDRMKGEGTVQEVKGKGQQAMGDAKDAAKDAMDRAAAAARRAAE from the coding sequence ATGGGTAGCACCAGCGACAAGATCAAAGGCACCGCCAACGAGACGATCGGCAAGGCCAAGCAGGGCATCGGCGAAGCCACCGGTTCCGACCGCATGAAGGGCGAAGGCACGGTCCAGGAAGTGAAGGGCAAGGGTCAGCAGGCCATGGGCGATGCCAAGGACGCCGCGAAGGACGCGATGGATCGCGCTGCTGCGGCGGCGCGTCGTGCGGCGGAGTAG
- a CDS encoding OmpA family protein encodes MTRFDKFFGLKAITLSAALSLTAGLAFAGDTNVSASQILDALKPKPATRGLSAGPPADPTAQAKEATFLNTVRNRSTRSLSMGEREQIAELAATKPKIDLEIQFDYNSADIARTSVPSVQALGKALSDPALKGSTFVVAGHTDAIGGEEYNQGLSERRADTIKKYLVQNYGLNGTDLVTVGYGKTKLKDAANGADPINRRVQVVNMDTKTASK; translated from the coding sequence ATGACCCGTTTTGATAAATTCTTTGGACTGAAGGCGATTACGCTTTCCGCCGCGCTGTCGCTGACGGCGGGCTTGGCCTTCGCCGGCGACACCAACGTCTCGGCCAGCCAGATCCTGGATGCGCTGAAGCCGAAGCCGGCGACCCGCGGCCTCTCCGCTGGTCCGCCGGCCGATCCGACCGCGCAGGCCAAGGAAGCGACCTTCCTGAACACCGTGCGCAACCGCTCGACTCGGTCGCTCTCGATGGGCGAGCGCGAGCAGATCGCCGAGCTAGCTGCGACCAAGCCGAAGATCGATCTGGAGATCCAGTTCGACTACAATTCGGCCGACATCGCCAGGACCTCGGTGCCGTCGGTGCAGGCGCTCGGCAAGGCCCTGTCCGACCCGGCGCTGAAGGGCTCGACCTTCGTGGTCGCGGGCCATACCGACGCGATCGGCGGCGAAGAGTACAATCAGGGACTCTCCGAACGCCGCGCCGACACCATCAAGAAATATCTGGTGCAGAACTACGGCCTCAACGGTACCGATCTCGTCACCGTCGGCTACGGCAAGACCAAGCTGAAGGACGCCGCTAACGGCGCCGACCCGATCAACCGCCGCGTCCAGGTCGTGAACATGGACACCAAGACTGCGTCGAAATAA
- a CDS encoding FKBP-type peptidyl-prolyl cis-trans isomerase, protein MQRFRRVRLAIMSALAITVIASVPAFVSTTASAQTAGKTMTTASGLQITDSVVGTGAAPQPGQICVMHYTGWLYENGQKGKKFDSSVDRKEPFEFPIGKGRVIAGWDEGVASMKVGGKRTLIIPPQLGYGARGAGGVIPPNATLMFDVELLAVK, encoded by the coding sequence ATGCAGCGTTTCCGGCGCGTGCGCCTCGCCATCATGTCGGCCCTCGCGATCACAGTGATTGCCAGCGTGCCGGCATTCGTTTCCACCACGGCCTCGGCCCAGACCGCAGGAAAGACCATGACCACAGCTTCAGGCTTGCAGATCACGGATAGCGTCGTCGGCACCGGCGCCGCGCCGCAACCCGGCCAGATCTGCGTGATGCATTACACCGGCTGGCTCTATGAGAACGGCCAGAAAGGCAAGAAATTCGACTCGTCGGTCGATCGCAAGGAGCCGTTCGAATTCCCGATCGGCAAGGGCCGCGTCATTGCGGGTTGGGATGAGGGTGTTGCCTCGATGAAGGTCGGCGGCAAGCGCACGCTGATCATCCCGCCGCAGCTCGGCTACGGCGCGCGCGGCGCCGGCGGCGTGATCCCGCCGAATGCGACGCTGATGTTCGACGTGGAATTGCTCGCGGTGAAGTGA
- a CDS encoding cupin domain-containing protein: protein MTGHDHSHSHHDHDHDDRWKHDGVRVIPGNQLDTNVPSTAGMDRAAAINFARVGAQKLWAGTVSIRPDAKTGAHHHGHLESVIYVVKGKARMRWGEKLQFTAEAGPGDFIFVPPYVPHQEINASPDEVLECVLVRSDGEAVAINLDIEPVEKPETVLWIDPVHRDPNEKK from the coding sequence ATGACCGGCCACGATCATTCGCATTCCCACCATGACCACGATCATGACGATCGCTGGAAGCATGACGGCGTGCGCGTCATTCCCGGCAACCAGCTTGACACCAATGTGCCATCGACCGCCGGTATGGATCGCGCTGCGGCGATCAATTTCGCGCGCGTCGGCGCGCAGAAATTGTGGGCGGGCACGGTCAGCATCAGGCCGGACGCCAAAACTGGCGCGCATCACCATGGCCACCTTGAAAGCGTCATCTATGTGGTTAAGGGCAAGGCGCGGATGCGCTGGGGCGAGAAGCTGCAATTCACCGCCGAGGCAGGCCCCGGCGATTTCATCTTCGTCCCGCCTTACGTGCCCCATCAGGAGATCAACGCCAGCCCGGATGAGGTGCTGGAATGCGTGCTGGTGCGCAGCGACGGCGAGGCGGTCGCAATCAACCTCGACATCGAGCCGGTCGAGAAGCCCGAAACCGTGCTGTGGATCGATCCGGTGCACCGGGACCCCAACGAGAAGAAGTAA
- a CDS encoding VOC family protein has translation MPRMIFVNLPVTDLKRATAFYEAVGATRNPQFSDDTASCMVFSETIFAMLTTHDKFRQFTPKPIADAKISNQVLLCLSADSRSEVDDIVARAAAAGGVADPSPKDEYSFMYGRSFEDPDGHMWGVNWMDMTAFAAQCEMANA, from the coding sequence ATGCCCAGGATGATCTTCGTCAATCTGCCCGTGACCGACCTCAAGCGAGCCACCGCCTTCTACGAGGCGGTCGGTGCGACCAGGAATCCGCAATTCAGCGACGACACGGCGAGCTGCATGGTCTTCTCCGAGACCATCTTTGCGATGCTGACGACCCACGACAAATTCCGTCAGTTCACGCCCAAGCCGATCGCCGACGCGAAGATCTCGAACCAGGTCCTGCTCTGCCTGTCCGCGGACAGCCGGAGCGAGGTCGACGACATCGTCGCCAGGGCCGCGGCGGCGGGCGGGGTGGCCGATCCCAGCCCGAAGGATGAATACAGCTTCATGTACGGCCGCAGCTTCGAGGATCCGGATGGCCATATGTGGGGCGTGAACTGGATGGACATGACCGCCTTCGCCGCGCAATGCGAGATGGCGAACGCCTGA
- a CDS encoding phospholipid carrier-dependent glycosyltransferase, which yields MELSAVPKLSRSAVIAVAIFLIAHLALLIGLTTPEKFVFDEVHYVPAARQMLAPVISEPLLNPMHPPLAKELIASSIAAFGDNAFGWRYPATLFGALAIVAIYLCGLALFAAQAPATAAALIAAFNQMLYVQARIAMLDIFALGLGLLAIAAFMHGFRRERPHALFALAGALFGLAAACKWSGLFPLGICIVIVAVIRLMQGWRTLFADAKPDDWYRPDLWPNFRVQHAALCFAALPALTYLVAFVPLYGFSLSDLVEAQRRIFADNTTTAIAGHTYMSAWPSWPLLARPVWFLFDKTSENNVAAVVFLGNPLVLWPALVALAIALRDFVVARRWDAFLIAAFFFGSWLAWALLPRTLGFIYYYLPAATVASLALVYVLGREGLPRWLLWAYVGVAATGFAAMLPISAAFIGTTMQNFNRLMLFQSWI from the coding sequence ATCGAATTATCTGCGGTTCCGAAGCTGTCGCGGAGCGCAGTCATTGCTGTCGCAATTTTCCTGATCGCGCATCTGGCCTTGTTGATCGGCTTGACCACGCCGGAGAAATTCGTCTTCGACGAGGTGCATTATGTGCCGGCTGCGCGGCAGATGCTGGCGCCCGTGATCTCGGAGCCGCTGCTCAACCCCATGCATCCGCCGCTGGCCAAGGAGCTGATCGCTTCGTCGATCGCAGCGTTCGGCGACAACGCGTTTGGCTGGCGCTATCCGGCGACGTTGTTCGGCGCGCTTGCAATCGTTGCGATCTATCTGTGCGGCCTTGCACTGTTCGCGGCGCAAGCGCCCGCGACTGCCGCCGCGCTGATCGCGGCGTTCAACCAGATGCTGTATGTGCAGGCCCGCATCGCGATGCTCGACATTTTTGCGCTCGGCCTTGGTCTGCTCGCGATCGCCGCCTTCATGCACGGCTTCCGCAGAGAGCGCCCGCATGCGCTGTTCGCGCTCGCGGGCGCTTTGTTCGGCCTCGCTGCGGCCTGCAAATGGAGCGGGCTGTTTCCGCTCGGAATCTGCATCGTCATCGTCGCGGTGATCCGCCTGATGCAGGGCTGGCGCACGCTGTTTGCTGACGCCAAGCCCGACGATTGGTATCGGCCCGATCTCTGGCCCAATTTCCGCGTGCAGCACGCCGCACTCTGCTTCGCAGCCTTGCCGGCGCTGACCTATCTGGTCGCGTTCGTTCCGCTCTACGGCTTCTCGCTGTCGGATCTGGTTGAGGCGCAGCGCCGGATTTTTGCCGACAACACGACGACGGCGATCGCCGGGCACACTTATATGAGCGCCTGGCCGTCCTGGCCGCTGCTGGCGCGCCCGGTGTGGTTCCTGTTCGACAAGACGTCAGAGAATAATGTCGCCGCGGTTGTCTTCCTCGGCAATCCCCTGGTGCTGTGGCCGGCGCTGGTCGCGCTCGCAATCGCGCTGCGCGACTTCGTCGTTGCGCGCCGCTGGGATGCGTTCCTGATCGCAGCGTTCTTTTTCGGCTCGTGGCTTGCCTGGGCGCTGCTGCCGCGAACGCTCGGCTTCATCTACTACTACCTGCCGGCTGCGACTGTGGCCTCGCTCGCGCTGGTCTATGTGCTGGGGCGAGAAGGGCTGCCGCGCTGGCTGCTGTGGGCTTATGTCGGAGTTGCCGCCACCGGATTTGCGGCGATGCTGCCGATCTCGGCGGCCTTCATCGGCACGACCATGCAGAATTTCAACCGGCTGATGCTGTTCCAGAGCTGGATCTGA
- a CDS encoding xanthine dehydrogenase family protein molybdopterin-binding subunit, translating into MTAAAPEPKANMGQPVPRYDAAAKVTGRATYASDMPLDNPAHAFLVTSAIAKGRIDSFDLDDAKRVRGVIDIVTHENAPVLKESKLFSNGGYAGTTIQPLKSADIAHDGQIIAVVIAETYEAAREAANRVKVSYTAAAPSATFDSPGTTTAAAKGQNSQFKEDPKVGDFAKAFDAAEVRLTASYDTPTQHHNPMELFTTSCAWMGDNLVIYEPSQYVYGLKNGVAEQLGIDADKVRVVNPYVGGGFGSRGSMTPRTAIIAAIAKRLSRPIKLVATRDQGFTIATYRAETRHEIKLGAGRDGKLVALRHEGAEVSSRPDPYCVGGTKTTTRLYACPNVDSLVSIVRADRNTPGFMRSPPEVPYLFALESAMDELAVKLNMDPVELRRINDTTNEPIDGKPYTSRSLMACFDEAARAFGWSQRSPEPKSMTDGDWLIGYGCAATCYPTQMGPSAARVRVQRDGRTRVEIAGHEIGTGAYTIIAQTASERLGVPLEKVAVFIGDSDLPPAAVAGGSNSTASTCSAVIMVCDQIRQRLFKAVMPSESLTDKAKETVGMGQTPTREAAKSDRPLDLEKAFDALGVGVVEEYGEWKPDGAPLDSFKAMHSGHVRLVGGHQMKDKIAYAFGAEFVEVRINRYTHEIRAPRLVGAFACGRIMNPRTARSQLMGGLIWGMSSALLESTEIDERYARYVNDNFADYLVPVNADVPGVEVILLSEQDDHINPAGAKGLGELANVGTNAAICNAIHHATGQRIRRLPVRLENIEV; encoded by the coding sequence ATGACCGCTGCTGCTCCCGAGCCGAAAGCGAATATGGGCCAGCCCGTGCCGCGCTATGATGCGGCGGCAAAGGTCACGGGACGGGCGACTTATGCGTCCGACATGCCGCTGGACAACCCGGCCCATGCGTTCCTGGTCACCAGCGCCATTGCCAAAGGCCGCATCGACAGCTTTGATCTCGACGATGCCAAACGTGTCCGCGGCGTGATCGACATTGTCACGCACGAGAATGCGCCTGTTCTGAAAGAGTCAAAACTGTTCAGTAATGGTGGCTATGCCGGGACAACGATACAGCCGCTCAAATCAGCCGACATTGCCCATGATGGCCAGATCATCGCCGTGGTGATCGCGGAAACCTATGAGGCCGCACGTGAGGCCGCCAACCGCGTCAAGGTCAGCTATACGGCCGCCGCACCTAGCGCGACCTTCGACTCGCCGGGAACGACAACAGCCGCCGCGAAGGGCCAGAATTCGCAGTTCAAGGAAGACCCGAAGGTCGGCGACTTCGCCAAGGCGTTCGATGCGGCTGAAGTCAGGCTTACAGCCTCCTACGACACGCCGACCCAGCATCACAACCCGATGGAGCTGTTCACGACAAGCTGCGCCTGGATGGGCGACAACCTCGTCATCTACGAGCCTAGCCAGTATGTCTACGGTCTCAAGAACGGCGTTGCCGAGCAGCTCGGCATCGACGCCGACAAGGTGCGGGTGGTCAATCCCTATGTCGGCGGCGGCTTTGGCTCGCGCGGCTCGATGACGCCGCGAACCGCGATCATCGCGGCCATCGCCAAGCGCCTCAGCCGGCCGATCAAGCTCGTTGCCACTCGCGATCAGGGCTTTACCATCGCGACTTACCGCGCCGAGACGCGTCACGAGATCAAGCTTGGTGCCGGCCGTGACGGCAAGCTGGTCGCGCTCAGGCACGAGGGCGCCGAAGTGTCCTCGCGCCCCGACCCCTATTGCGTCGGCGGCACCAAGACCACGACGCGGCTCTATGCCTGTCCGAACGTCGACAGCCTGGTGTCGATCGTGCGCGCCGACCGCAACACGCCGGGCTTCATGCGCTCGCCGCCTGAGGTGCCGTATCTGTTCGCGCTGGAGAGCGCGATGGACGAGCTCGCGGTCAAGCTCAACATGGACCCGGTCGAGCTCCGCCGGATCAACGACACCACCAATGAGCCGATCGACGGCAAGCCCTATACGTCGCGGTCGCTGATGGCGTGCTTCGACGAGGCCGCCAGGGCGTTCGGCTGGTCGCAGCGCTCGCCGGAGCCGAAATCGATGACGGACGGCGATTGGCTGATCGGCTATGGCTGCGCTGCCACCTGCTATCCGACGCAGATGGGGCCGTCAGCGGCGCGCGTGCGCGTTCAGCGCGACGGGCGGACCCGCGTCGAGATCGCCGGCCACGAGATCGGCACCGGCGCCTATACGATCATTGCCCAGACCGCGTCCGAGCGGCTCGGCGTGCCGCTCGAGAAAGTCGCCGTCTTCATCGGCGACAGCGATTTGCCGCCGGCGGCGGTAGCCGGCGGCTCGAACTCGACGGCCAGCACCTGCTCGGCGGTGATCATGGTATGCGATCAGATCCGCCAGCGGCTGTTCAAGGCGGTGATGCCGAGCGAGAGTTTAACCGACAAGGCCAAGGAAACCGTCGGCATGGGACAGACGCCGACGAGGGAGGCGGCCAAGAGCGATCGTCCGCTCGACCTGGAGAAGGCATTCGACGCGCTCGGCGTCGGCGTCGTCGAGGAATATGGCGAGTGGAAGCCGGACGGCGCGCCGCTGGATTCCTTCAAGGCCATGCACAGTGGGCATGTGCGACTCGTCGGCGGTCATCAAATGAAGGACAAGATCGCCTACGCCTTCGGTGCGGAGTTCGTCGAGGTCCGCATCAACCGCTACACGCACGAGATCCGCGCGCCGCGCCTGGTCGGCGCCTTCGCGTGCGGCCGCATCATGAATCCGCGCACGGCGCGCAGCCAGCTGATGGGCGGCCTGATCTGGGGCATGTCCTCGGCGCTGCTGGAATCTACCGAAATCGATGAGCGCTACGCGCGCTACGTCAACGACAATTTCGCCGACTACCTCGTGCCTGTTAATGCGGACGTGCCGGGCGTGGAGGTGATCCTGCTGTCCGAGCAGGACGATCACATCAACCCGGCTGGCGCGAAGGGCCTCGGCGAGCTCGCCAATGTCGGCACCAATGCCGCGATCTGCAACGCGATCCATCACGCGACCGGCCAGCGCATCCGCAGGCTGCCGGTGCGGCTGGAAAATATCGAGGTGTAA